A genomic stretch from Scatophagus argus isolate fScaArg1 chromosome 19, fScaArg1.pri, whole genome shotgun sequence includes:
- the fkbp3 gene encoding peptidyl-prolyl cis-trans isomerase FKBP3 has product MAAEPTREWSDEQLKSDDLPKKDIIMFIQDNAAHSFLSEHKLLGNIKNVAKTAKKEQLIIAYNQLFESKRFKGTEPVEEVTEQVKTVKIEEKPKEVKTEVVEEGPPKYTKSVLKKGDKTNFPKKGDTVSCWYTGSLEDGTVFDTNIPTAARKKKQAKPLSFKVGLGKVIRGWDEALLTMSKGETARLEIEPEWAYGKKGLPESKIPPNAKLIFEVELVSVD; this is encoded by the exons ATGGCGGCTGAACCAACACGGGAGTGGAGCGATGAGCAGCTCAAAAGTGACGATTTGCCCAAAAAAGACATTATAATGTTCATTCAGGATAACGCAGCCCACTCG tTCCTCAGTGAGCATAAGCTGCTGGGAAACATCAAAAATGTTgccaaaactgcaaaaaaagaacaactgaTTATAGCCTACAATCAGCTCTTTGAGAGCAAA AGGTTTAAAGGCACAGAACCAGTTGAAGAAGTGACTGAGCAGGTTAAAACTGTCAAAATTGAAGAGAAGCCCAAAGAAGTCAAGACAGAAGTTGTGGAAGAG GGTCCGCCCAAGTACACCAAGTCAGTGCTGAAGAAAGGTGACAAGACAAACTTTCCAAAGAAAGGCGACACTGTGAGCTGCTGGTACACTGGTTCTTTGGAGGATGGAACTGTCTTCGACACCAATATTCCCACAG cgGCAAGGAAGAAGAAGCAAGCTAAGCCACTGAGCTTCAAAGTTGGCCTGGGCAAAGTCATCAGAGGA TGGGACGAGGCTCTTCTAACAATGAGTAAGGGTGAAACAGCTCGATTGGAGATTGAACCAGAGTGGGCCTACGGAAAGAAAGGTCTTCCCGAGTCCAA AATTCCACCTAATGCAAAACTGATTTTTGAGGTTGAGCTGGTGTCTGTGGATTAA
- the faua gene encoding FAU ubiquitin like and ribosomal protein S30 fusion a — MQLFLRAQNTHTLEVTGQETVGQIKAHVQALEGLLVEDQVLLLAGCPLEDDASLASCGVSEHCTLEVAGRLLGGKVHGSLARAGKVRGQTPKVDKQEKKKKKTGRAKRRIQYNRRFVNVVPTFGKKKGPNANS, encoded by the exons ATGCAGCTCTTCTTGCGTGCCCAGAACACTCACACCCTTGAGGTGACCGGACAGGAGACTGTTGGACAGATCAAG GCCCATGTCCAGGCTCTGGAGGGTCTCCTGGTTGAAGATCAGGTGCTTTTGCTTGCTGGCTGCCCACTGGAGGATGATGCCTCCCTGGCATCCTGCGGTGTCTCAGAGCACTGCACCCTGGAGGTAGCTGGCAGGCTTCTGGGAG GTAAGGTTCACGGCTCCCTGGCCCGTGCCGGAAAGGTGAGGGGACAGACACCCAAg GTTGAcaagcaggagaaaaagaaaaagaagactggCCGTGCTAAGCGTCGCATCCAGTACAACCGGCGCTTCGTGAACGTTGTGCCCACCTTTGGAAAGAAGAAGGGGCCCAACGCCAACTCCTAA
- the prpf39 gene encoding pre-mRNA-processing factor 39: MDDTGLHLSDNTITGMLDTESPAMDSNGDAFLPDLPVLGQAADWSMDQVAPEPLTNILPEHSDASQDALGQQQQSSEQMNSTELGSVEKSVEQFQLASAQLFQGEQPAPPPQPPEESEQSSDLKTESGDSQQTSQHMTVEPEASVQDGGQGDGMELEEPSKETTEESTVPTEPELPSEFEKLFNGCEENPEDFNGWVYLLQYVEQENVLTAVRKTFDAFFLRYPYCYGYWKKYADIEKKHGNIQAAEMVYSRGLQAIPLSVDLWLHYLVFIKENSDLTDPETEGRIRAAYEHAVLAAGTDFRSDRLWESYINWETEQQKLANVTAIYDRILGIPTQLYSQHFQRFKDHVQSNNPKHFLSEEEFVQLRLELSKSSLAAMVGEGEETPVAQEELPPGTEDLSDPAKRVTEIENMRHKVIEGRQEMFNHNEHEVSKRWAFEEGIRRPYFHVKALEKTQLNNWKEYLDFEIENGTPERVVVLFERCLIACALYEEFWKKYAKYLEGYSIDGMRHVYKKACTIHLPKKPSIHLLWAAFEEQQGNVEEARGILKSLEEAVPGLAMVRLRRVSLERRHGNLEEAEALLREAMESAKNATEASFYAMKLSRQQMKVQRNLAKARKVLLDAVEKDQTNPKLYLNLLELEFSGDVMQNEAEILACFDRALTSPMPLESRLLFCQRKVEFLEDFGSDINVLVAAYEELQKLQKESEPTKRKTENGYDSSEEPDAKRQRVDDASVVAANSMTDAQANNSAYNYNWYQQQYGAWGQNSWGQYNQYAQYNQYYPPPPT, encoded by the exons ATGGACGATACTG GCCTGCATCTCTCAGACAATACCATTACTGGAATGCTGGACACTGAGTCCCCAGCGATGGATAGCAATGGGGATGCCTTTCTTCCTGACCTACCTGTTCTAGGCCAAGCTGCTGACTGGTCCATGGACCAGGTTGCTCCAGAACCACTTACCAACATATTGCCTGAGCATTCAGATGCATCTCAGGATGCCCTGGGGCAACAGCAGCAATCAAGCGAGCAGATGAATTCCACAGAGCTGGGATCTGTGGAGAAATCTGTTGAGCAGTTTCAGCTTGCCAGTGCTCAGCTCTTCCAAGGGGAACAGCCGGCACCTCCGCCACAGCCCCCAGAAGAATCAGAGCAGTCATCAGACCTCAAAACAGAGTCTGGAGATTCTCAGCAAACCAGTCAGCATATGACTGTTGAACCAGAGGCTTCTGTACAGGATGGCGGTCAAG GGGATGGCATGGAGCTGGAGGAACCATCGAAAGAGACCACTGAAGAATCGACTGTTCCTACAGAACCAGAGCTTCCCAGTGAATTTGAAAAACTCTTTAACGGGTGTGAGGAGAACCCAGAAGACTTCAATGGTTGGGTTTACCTGCTGCAGTATGTGGAGCAAGAG AATGTCCTTACAGCTGTGAGGAAGACCTTTGATGCATTTTTCCTTCGTTATCCCTACTGCTATGGCTACTGGAAGAAGTATGCTGATATTGAGAAAAAGCATGGCAATATACAAGCTGCAGAAATG GTTTACAGCAGAGGTTTGCAGGCTATTCCTCTCAGTGTGGATCTGTGGTTGCACTACCTGGTCTTCATCAAAGAAAACTCAGACCTGACTGACCCAGAGACTGAGGGACGCATTCGAGC TGCCTATGAACATGCAGTGCTTGCAGCAGGCACAGACTTTCGCTCAGACCGTCTGTGGGAGTCCTACATCAACTgggagacagagcagcagaagctGGCTAATGTCACAGCCATCTATGACCGCATCCTGGGCATCCCAACCCAACTGTATTCCCAGCACTTCCAGAG GTTCAAAGATCACGTGCAAAGCAACAACCCCAAACACTTCTTGTCGGAAGAGGAGTTTGTTCAGCTGAGGCTTGAGCTGTCTAAATCCAGCCTAGCGGCGATGGTCGGTGAAGGTGAAGAGACACCTGTTGCTCAGGAGGAACTACCGCCTGGTACAGAGGATCTTTCGGACCCAGCTAAG AGAGTGACAGAGATTGAAAATATGCGCCACAAGGTGATCGAGGGTCGGCAGGAAATGTTCAACCACAACGAACATGAAGTCAGCAAGCGTTGGGCCTTTGAAGAAGGG ATTAGGAGACCATACTTCCACGTCAAAGCCTTGGAGAAGACCCAGCTGAACAACTGGAAGGAGTATCTGGactttgaaattgaaaatgggACTCCGGAGCGCGTGGTTGTTCTTTTTGAACGATGCCTCATCGCTTGTGCCCTCTACGAAGAGTTCTGGAAAAAG TATGCAAAATATCTAGAGGGCTACAGCATTGACGGTATGAGACATGTCTACAAGAAGGCGTGTACCATCCATCTGCCCAAGAAACCATCCATCCACCTGCTGTGGGCAGCCTTTGAGGAGCAGCAAG gCAACGTCGAAGAGGCTCGTGGCATCCTGAAGTCCCTGGAGGAGGCGGTCCCAGGTCTGGCCATGGTGCGCCTTCGGAGGGTCAGTCTGGAACGTCGTCATGGTAACTTGGAAGAAGCCGAGGCCTTGTTAAGGGAGGCCATGGAGTCTGCGAAGAATGCTACTGAGGCATCGTTCTACGCTATGAAGCTGTCCAGGCAGCAGATGAAGGTGCAGAGAAATCTTGCCAAGGCCAGGAAGGTGCTGCTGGATGCTGTTGAAAAAGACCAG ACAAATCCAAAACTCTATCTAAACCTGCTTGAGCTGGAATTCAGCGGAGACGTGATGCAGAATGAGGCTGAGATCTTGGCTTGTTTCGACCGAGCCCTGACCAGCCCGATGCCTCTTGAATCCCGCCTTCTCTTCTGCCAGCGCAAGGTTGAATTCCTGGAAGACTTTGGCAGTGACATCAATGt GCTTGTGGCTGCATATGAGGAACTTCAGAAACTACAGAAAGAAAGCGAACCTACAAAGAGAAAAACGGAGAACGGGTATGACAG CTCTGAAGAACCCGATGCCAAGAGACAACGTGTGGACGACGCTTCGGTGGTTGCAGCAAACTCAATGACAGACGCACAGGCTAACAACTCTGCATACAACTACAACTGGTACCAG caaCAATATGGCGCTTGGGGACAAAATTCCTGGGGGCAGTACAACCAATATGCCCAGTATAACCAGTActaccctcctcctccaacatgA
- the arf6a gene encoding ADP-ribosylation factor 6a translates to MGKVLAKIFGNKEMRILMLGLDAAGKTTILYKLKLGQSVTTIPTVGFNVETVTYKNVKFNVWDVGGQDKIRPLWRHYYTGTQGLIFVVDCADRDRIDEARQELHRIINDREMKDTIILIFANKQDLPDAMKPHEIQEKLGLTRIRDRNWYVQPSCATSGDGLYEGLTWLTSNYKS, encoded by the coding sequence atgggAAAAGTGCTTGCAAAGATTTTTGGCAACAAGGAGATGAGAATATTGATGCTTGGACTTGATGCTGCTGGTAAAACTACCATTTTGTACAAGCTGAAGCTGGGACAGTCAGTCACCACCATCCCCACTGTTGGTTTCAACGTGGAGACGGTTACCTATAAGAATGTGAAGTTTAATGTGTGGGACGTGGGTGGCCAGGACAAGATCAGGCCACTTTGGAGACATTACTACACTGGCACCCAGGGCCTCATTTTCGTGGTGGACTGTGCCGACAGGGACAGGATCGATGAGGCAAGGCAGGAGCTCCACAGAATCATCAACGACCGGGAGATGAAGGACACCATCATCCTGATCTTCGCCAACAAACAAGACCTCCCAGACGCCATGAAACCCCATGAGATCCAGGAGAAGCTAGGCCTGACCCGGATCAGAGATAGGAATTGGTACGTTCAGCCCTCATGTGCGACATCAGGGGATGGACTATACGAGGGCCTCACCTGGCTTACCTCAAATTACAAATCCTAA